A window from Fragaria vesca subsp. vesca linkage group LG5, FraVesHawaii_1.0, whole genome shotgun sequence encodes these proteins:
- the LOC101307212 gene encoding uncharacterized protein LOC101307212, giving the protein MQSRIISVASAVYIVPRTSSSTWVLPDIQANLRKGLASARSRYLGTADPAIHAGDFDADPVVTTGDPEAPENVAKEKPVEEHIDTEDRRGCRGTEPLSPPKPPYAGSQRLESRGVNQQPLNPTFQQKRSVTTAGVANSLEHFSCAGLDGSPWPKDADKEQTDREEQQEDEQEYYKHHKASPLSEIKLADTRKPITRATADAGEGYGGGKDVIGWRAEQLDTAEEALLRAARIWKENATRGDPDAPQSKVLRVLLRERGGSTTEYLID; this is encoded by the exons ATGCAATCGAGAATAATATCAGTGGCTTCAGCTGTCTATATTGTACCAAGAACTTCGTCGAGTACTTGGGTGTTGCCTGATATTCAAGCTAATCTTCGGAAAGGACTTGCCTCGGCCAGATCGCGGTACTTGGGTACTGCGGACCCTGCCATTCATGCTGGTGACTTTGACGCTGACCCTGTTGTCACTACAGGAGATCCGGAA GCTCCAGAAAATGTTGCAAAGGAGAAACCGGTTGAAGAGCATATAGATACAGAAGACAGACGTGGATGCAGAGGAACAGAACCACTCTCACCCCCTAAACCTCCATATGCTGGTTCCCAAAGGCTGGAGAGCAGAGGGGTAAACCAGCAGCCTTTGAATCCAACCTTTCAGCAGAAGCGTAGCGTTACAACTGCAGGTGTAGCTAATTCCTTAGAACACTTCAGCTGTGCAGGGCTTGACGGCTCACCATGGCCGAAGGACGCGGACAAAGAGCAGACAGACAGGGAAGAGCAACAAGAGGATGAACAAGAGTACTACAAGCATCATAAGGCGTCACCGTTGTCCGAGATTAAGTTGGCCGATACACGAAAGCCCATTACACGTGCCACAGCCGACGCTGGGGAAGGATACGGTGGAGGTAAAGATGTGATTGGATGGAGGGCTGAACAGCTGGATACAGCTGAGGAAGCACTGCTTAGGGCTGCAAGGATATGGAAGGAGAATGCCACGCGTGGTGACCCTGATGCTCCTCAATCTAAGGTTCTCAGGGTACTATTGCGTGAACGTGGAGGTTCAACTACAGAGTATTTGATCGATTAA